One Bacteriovorax sp. Seq25_V DNA window includes the following coding sequences:
- the rpmB gene encoding 50S ribosomal protein L28 encodes MSRVCDLTGKRRLVGNKVSHANNKTKMTQKPNLQTKRVFDPETGQTIKLRLSTSAIRTLDKVGSLSKFLRKYKHLWN; translated from the coding sequence ATGAGCCGTGTATGTGACTTGACTGGAAAAAGAAGACTTGTTGGGAATAAAGTTTCTCACGCAAACAATAAAACTAAAATGACTCAAAAACCAAATCTTCAAACGAAGAGAGTTTTTGATCCAGAAACTGGACAAACAATTAAGCTAAGACTTTCTACAAGTGCAATTAGAACACTTGATAAAGTTGGATCTCTTTCAAAGTTCTTAAGAAAATATAAGCACCTTTGGAACTAA
- a CDS encoding S8 family serine peptidase produces the protein MMLRKALGLGLAVASTMAVAGSAEHVPGELIVKLKSNANKSAFNALASNGVNVQRTIETSGGELFVVKFDESQKGGIESVQNMVQAMEEVEYAEPNFIYRIVKPIKEKDLISEILDIEPQGVYYTPADPKFSQLWGLNNTGSNAPAGDRGVAGADVGAMKAWEITQGSRAVRVAVIDTGIDYNHPDLADQMWTNEAELNGQPGVDDDGNGYIDDIHGYDFANNDGDPKDGHSHGTHCAGTIGASHNAIGVAGVMSEVEFVAVKFLTDAGSGTTEGAIKSIDYATKMGVDIMSNSWGGGGRSEALKEAIERANAAGIVFTAAAGNSSTDNDARPHYPSNYEVDNVISVAATTAADELASFSCFGRRTVHIGAPGHKILSTVKNGGYESYSGTSMATPHVTGVVGLLIANEGRLNPLEVRERVMRTSDPVAALRGKTINGGRINAFNLLTNTIPDRQEPDPSKWESVSVDVWETSHPYADNANEVRTFKVEGAKFIRLNVSKFELEDRYDYLEVRDAQGNLVEKISGKGENHEGFYAAGDSITVTFISDRSVNKWGFEISDVSVQY, from the coding sequence ATGATGTTAAGAAAAGCTCTGGGACTTGGTCTCGCTGTAGCAAGTACAATGGCAGTAGCAGGAAGTGCTGAACATGTACCAGGTGAGTTAATTGTAAAGTTAAAATCAAATGCTAACAAAAGTGCTTTCAATGCACTGGCATCAAATGGAGTGAATGTTCAAAGAACAATCGAGACATCTGGTGGAGAGTTATTCGTTGTAAAGTTTGATGAGTCTCAAAAAGGTGGAATTGAGTCAGTTCAAAATATGGTACAAGCAATGGAAGAAGTTGAGTATGCAGAGCCAAACTTCATTTATAGAATCGTTAAGCCAATCAAAGAAAAAGATCTAATTTCTGAAATTTTAGATATCGAGCCACAAGGTGTTTATTATACGCCAGCTGATCCAAAGTTTTCTCAACTATGGGGTCTTAATAACACAGGTTCAAATGCTCCGGCAGGTGACCGTGGTGTAGCAGGTGCTGACGTTGGTGCAATGAAGGCATGGGAAATTACTCAAGGTTCTAGAGCTGTAAGAGTTGCAGTTATTGATACGGGTATTGATTATAATCACCCAGACTTAGCTGACCAAATGTGGACAAACGAAGCGGAGTTAAATGGTCAACCAGGTGTTGATGATGATGGCAACGGATATATCGATGATATTCACGGTTATGACTTTGCAAATAATGATGGAGACCCAAAAGATGGTCACTCTCACGGTACACACTGTGCGGGAACAATCGGAGCATCTCATAACGCAATTGGTGTTGCTGGTGTAATGAGTGAAGTTGAATTTGTTGCTGTTAAATTCTTAACTGATGCTGGTTCAGGGACAACTGAAGGCGCGATTAAGTCTATTGATTACGCAACAAAAATGGGTGTTGATATTATGTCAAACTCTTGGGGTGGAGGCGGAAGGTCTGAAGCTCTTAAGGAAGCAATCGAAAGAGCAAACGCTGCAGGTATCGTATTTACTGCTGCTGCAGGTAACTCTTCAACTGATAATGATGCAAGACCACACTACCCATCAAACTATGAAGTTGATAACGTAATTTCTGTTGCGGCAACAACTGCAGCTGATGAGCTAGCTTCATTTTCTTGTTTTGGTAGAAGAACAGTTCATATTGGAGCTCCAGGACACAAGATCCTTTCTACTGTAAAAAATGGTGGATATGAGTCTTACTCAGGAACTTCAATGGCCACTCCACACGTAACAGGTGTTGTTGGTCTTTTAATTGCTAATGAAGGTAGATTAAATCCACTAGAAGTTAGGGAGAGAGTAATGAGAACATCTGATCCAGTTGCAGCTCTTAGAGGTAAAACAATCAACGGTGGTAGAATTAACGCTTTCAATCTTCTTACGAATACAATTCCAGACAGACAAGAACCAGATCCATCAAAATGGGAATCAGTATCTGTAGACGTTTGGGAAACTAGTCACCCATATGCAGACAATGCAAACGAAGTTAGAACTTTCAAGGTAGAGGGTGCAAAATTCATCAGATTAAACGTATCTAAATTTGAACTTGAAGATAGATATGATTACCTAGAAGTAAGAGACGCTCAAGGTAACCTTGTTGAAAAAATTAGTGGAAAAGGTGAAAACCACGAAGGTTTCTATGCAGCAGGTGATTCAATCACTGTTACATTTATTTCTGACAGATCAGTTAATAAGTGGGGATTTGAGATCTCTGATGTTAGCGTTCAGTACTAA